A stretch of the Sorangium aterium genome encodes the following:
- a CDS encoding flavohemoglobin expression-modulating QEGLA motif protein, with product MSIDRAVLEQLDRVGARLSEGKALRLLEDIAWPREVEERFFAAGEDRLPEIEHRVDRDGLARRIAELRELLGSIDGDAPALGWLRDNVRAQIQAAELLEAAGTREFAERSRALYGGARSRFFGGEVRNIDLAEHLTARLRVHGWDEASDPEEEPLDAGALRDLLAARVAARTPPLDLEIVLDPRITAKVVAGMSRVRIRPEATFASWEAEGLWHHEVETHALTAHNGAAQPRCAFLRSGGPRTTRTQEGLAIFAELYSRSLSIGRLTRLAERVRLVDMAEQGASFLDLYRYLRERGAGRRDAYFDAQRVCRGGLVEGGAPFTKDACYLAGLLEVYAFLAAVLRGGLRDEVELLVCGRIALDDIAVLADLRAAGVLERPRYLPGWLRAWQTLLPYFAFTSFMDGIDLGPVEGHFQELLRVAAEARPVGDGEGSKRRGRPRAG from the coding sequence ATGAGCATCGACCGCGCCGTGCTGGAGCAGCTCGATCGGGTCGGCGCCCGCCTCTCCGAGGGCAAGGCGCTCCGGCTGCTGGAGGACATCGCCTGGCCTCGCGAGGTCGAGGAGCGCTTCTTCGCCGCCGGCGAGGACCGCCTCCCCGAGATCGAGCACCGCGTGGATCGCGACGGACTCGCGCGGCGCATCGCCGAGCTGCGCGAGCTGCTCGGATCGATCGACGGCGATGCGCCCGCGCTCGGCTGGCTGCGGGACAACGTCCGCGCGCAGATCCAGGCCGCGGAGCTGCTCGAGGCGGCGGGGACCCGCGAGTTCGCCGAGCGGTCGCGGGCGCTCTATGGCGGCGCGCGCTCGCGGTTCTTCGGCGGCGAGGTCCGCAACATCGACCTCGCCGAGCACCTCACGGCGCGCCTGCGCGTCCACGGCTGGGACGAGGCCAGCGATCCCGAGGAGGAGCCGCTCGACGCCGGCGCGCTCCGGGATCTGCTCGCCGCCCGCGTCGCCGCGCGGACGCCGCCGCTCGACCTCGAGATCGTGCTCGACCCGCGGATCACGGCCAAGGTGGTGGCCGGCATGAGCCGCGTCCGCATCCGCCCGGAGGCCACGTTCGCGTCCTGGGAGGCCGAGGGGCTGTGGCACCACGAGGTGGAGACGCACGCGCTCACCGCGCACAACGGCGCGGCGCAGCCGCGGTGCGCGTTCCTGCGGTCGGGCGGCCCGCGCACCACGCGCACGCAGGAGGGGCTCGCCATCTTCGCCGAGCTGTACAGCCGCTCGCTCTCCATCGGCCGCCTCACCCGGCTCGCCGAGCGGGTGCGGCTCGTGGACATGGCCGAGCAGGGCGCGAGCTTCCTCGATCTCTACAGGTACCTGCGCGAGCGCGGCGCCGGCCGCCGCGACGCCTATTTCGACGCCCAGCGCGTCTGCCGCGGCGGGCTCGTCGAGGGCGGCGCGCCCTTCACGAAGGACGCCTGCTACCTGGCCGGCCTGCTCGAGGTCTATGCCTTCCTGGCCGCGGTCCTGCGCGGCGGCCTGCGCGACGAGGTGGAGCTGCTCGTCTGCGGCCGGATCGCGCTCGACGACATCGCGGTGCTGGCGGACCTGCGCGCGGCCGGCGTGCTGGAGCGGCCGCGCTACCTGCCGGGCTGGCTTCGCGCCTGGCAGACGCTGCTGCCCTATTTCGCGTTCACCTCGTTCATGGATGGCATCGACCTCGGCCCGGTGGAGGGGCACTTCCAGGAGCTGCTCCGCGTGGCCGCCGAGGCGCGGCCGGTCGGGGACGGGGAGGGGAGCAAGCGCCGCGGCCGGCCGCGGGCGGGGTGA